The DNA region aatcccaagatttccatacatttttcaaaccttccattccgttaccgccataaaaactgtatgaaaaaatggtaacggaatgggaaaaaaccttgggacactttttttctcctattaggattgaaagagctcacgattctgagtggaaaccacaatattttccaaatccaaaaaaaaaaaatcttctacAAATGCTCTTGCGGTGTTTGTGTATTTATACTTAATTACCTAcacatgaaatttatttaaaaaaaaattatgaacgACGGACGACCTTCTCTATCTGTACATGAGTCTTAATTTTCTTCCTTGTACCCTTGTACCAATACTGCCTAAATTTAAATCGTCCCTGCCTCGTTCACAGAAAAAATATGAAGGAGGCAAACGGACATTATATCACAGCAGTTGGCCACTATAACCTTGCGTTGTTACTGTACCTACATCCATTCGATTTTTTTCTGGCATGGCATGGCATACAAGCTGAACTTCGTACGTACAGTAGTTTGTGCCAATGGTGAAATCTCTCCCTTCAGTGCGCCTCCTACTCATTCTCCATTAGCAAGCTTGTCTTTCAgcaactttcagttttgattaTCAGCAGTATTATAAATTACATCCTACTTGGGTGACTGAGAGCCAGGATATGAGCCCGCATCTTGTTCCTCTTCTAGAGTTTGAACCGGGTACTCGTCGTTTAATAAAATACCTTGGGGAAATAGAATAAGAGTCCTAGTTTTCCCTTTAGGAATCCCCAATGCCAGGTGATTAATTTAATACCAACGAAGAAAAAAGAATCAACAATGTAATAggcatttaataaaaaaagtattacATTTTACGGACAAAGACAGtaatttgcaataagtataaaaaatacacattttataagcTCGAATATAATAACTTGGTATAACTATGCAAACATTAAATGCCGTTGTGACCACACAGATGTGAAAAGTAGtagaataaatattaaaattgtcGAAAATAAGTTATTATAGTCTATCTTATAATTATAACCTTGGAAGAAATGGACCAACAAGGTTTTTTGAATGCATTAGAACACTATGTGGTTGGTTTATCCTGTAGATTCTACAAACTATAACTATTCTGCTCTAATGCCTTCATATTTAAGGCATGTATGATTTTTAGTGTATAATAGAAAAACCTATtacatttttaagaaataataatattaaagcTTCTATTCTGTGCCTTACTAAATATCTTATAGAGGTATATAAGTAGATAAAGATAATTTTATCCTTAAAATAAATACCTTCACAGGTGAGTTACATTAGATGATTTTCTCAATATTGTCTTAGTTGGTGTTAACCGGTTCTCGTTATTActatagtaagtaagtaagtaagtaagtaaatattctttattgcaccacaaggataacagattacaaatagcagatattaaacataggtagcaacaggcggtcttatcgctgtaagcgatctctaccagacaaccttagggtagcaggaaataaagaatagacattttgaaaatggtagtgcaagaaataattaaaggaataggaaaattacacatacactaagttaaataattatatacaccaatattaaaaataaaatataaaaataaataaataaaaataaaatatcatgtacacaaacatacacatataagtattaatacatacatacataacataacatacacagCAGCAAATTAAGGCAGAGATAGGTAATGATTCTTCAGTAAAGTTTTGAAGCTTTCAAGTGATTTAGCACACCTAATCTCTAACGGCAGGCCGTTCCACAGCCGAACCGCTCGAAACGTGAAGGAGTCATTGTAAAACTTTGTAGAGGAAGGAGGAGGAGCAAGTTGATATTTCCGTGAAGGTCTGACGGAGGACAGATAATTAAAACGCTCTTTAAGATAGGAAGGAGTAGAGGGGTTGAAAAGAATATTATAGAGAAGAGCTAAAATATGAGAATTACGGCGGAGACGAATAGGGAGCCACTTGAGCTGGGCGCGAAAGTTGGAAATGTGGTCAAATTTGCGCAGTCCAAATATGAATCTAATACAAAGGTTTTGAAGGCGTTCGAGTTTATTAAGCTGGTCCTCATTAAGATCTGGATAACAAGTATCTGCATAGTCTAAAATTGGCATAAGAAGCGATTGTGATAGCGCAATTTTGGTCGCGATAGGCAAGAAGTTTCGTAATCGGCGAAGTGAACCCATTGACGCAAACACCTTCCTGCTTACCTCGTTAATCTGAGGAACCCAAGATAAATGACAGTCTATTAAAACCCCAAGATTCTTTACCTGTTTAGAAAAAGGAATTACGACATCATCAAACGTTATGGCAGGCAGCGCAGAGAAATCTATCCTAGGAATTAGTTTGGAGCTACCTACAATAATCGTTAGTGCTACGTCGAGCTACCTACAATATAGTTTGTATCATTAGCGAATTTTACATAACCGTCGGTACCTTTTCAAAATGTGATCATTTGATCGTTATAGTCTTTGGATTGTATTTGTCTTGAAGTATAGTTAGTGTTAAGTAtgaaagtaatccttgatagcTTAGAGCGTCAACCTCACCTAGTTGCATGGATGTACGGAGCGGTCGCACGCAGCTTTAGATATATGTCGCACGTGTCCGCGTCAGTTAGCGGTGCTTATACTATATTAGGAACGTTCGCCCGCTCTGTGCaccagcgccatctagcgatcGCTCTATGCAGAAAGTGTCGGCTTAACCGCCTCGCTGGGTGAGGATGGCGTCCACCAGCAGGACGGCACCGTTGATGATGGACAGGGAGGCCTTCGCCAGGTTCTTGTTCACGAACTCACTCCGGGAGGCGTTGTGGAACCTGAAAGTCGAAGATTGGTTCATTTATTTCACATAGTTGTAAAAACTcttattttattctttaaacgaaaagacatacaaataaccTAGCAtgtaacttatttaaaattgacgcaatttgattgaaatacatattataatattagcacGTTATTTACATGCCATATCGAGGTAAATTGGATCGCCAAAAAAAAGTAACACTAATAGTTATACGCGAATAATTTTGTggcattataaaaaaatatcgatGACCGCATTTACCGCAAGTTATTATGTTAAAAATTTTCCGTTACTGATTTCTACGCACAATATCTTATACCTACATAGTAAAGTTGCGGTCATCCAACTACCATGAGCCTGTAGCCAAAAGTAGAATCGTATGCGCTCCATGGTGAATGatacgcaactggctctgtagtgccgaagagcgatagagagacgTTACtaatacgatacgatacggTATGTAAGTCAATGACAGTATTTTTGACTACAGACCGTGTACCGGTTTATCTAtggacatatcgtcactactttgaaaaaacctcgtatctcacgctgcttctcaaagttaaaacgcagtaagtctatatgcattccatacatacttactacaattttcttttcattgacagacgaagatacaagttttttaaaaagtagtgacgatattagaCATCCTCAGTTTTGATAACATTTGCTATTGTTATTCCatcaaaatttttaaaataatataaatttgtcAAGTAAACCCACCTGTCAATGAGGATGGCACCGCTGGCAATGAAGAGGCCAACTCCGATGAGCGTGTAGAAGATGTCCACGCGCTTGTGGGACGGGGTCTGGAGGACGTAACCTGAAACCAACGTCAAATTCATGTAAAGTTATCATCCATGTACAATTATAGAGGTATAGACTTTACCAATATTACTCACGCTAGGACGGAATGAGTCGGATCGGGACGGGACGGTAGTAGAGGTATAGTCAATTCCTACAGAAAGT from Leguminivora glycinivorella isolate SPB_JAAS2020 chromosome 14, LegGlyc_1.1, whole genome shotgun sequence includes:
- the LOC125233467 gene encoding uncharacterized protein LOC125233467; amino-acid sequence: MAISRLSILKFLELALTVSCVGIHAVSFNGDVETGMLVTGTFVGYLIVIAGAACGYVLQTPSHKRVDIFYTLIGVGLFIASGAILIDRFHNASRSEFVNKNLAKASLSIINGAVLLVDAILTQRGG